CCTCCACCCGGATACCGCCGGCGTCACCGGTCAGCCGTACCGGCAGCGCCAGGAAACGCTGTCCGGTCGCGGCCGGGGTCAGACACACCGACGCGTTCCACGCCGCGTCCTTCAGATCCGCGGCCGGCACCTCGGCGGCCAGCCGTGCGCCGGAGGACTCGGGGGAGACCACACCGGGCACGTCCAGGGTCGTACCGGACGACTTGTGGGTCAGCCGCAGCAGTACGTCCGTGGTGGCGGGGACGTAGAAGGGGAGCAGGACGCCGACGCGGGCGCCGGTGACCGTGAAGTCGCCGGGCTTGAGGTCGGCGAGGCCCAGGCGCTTGCTCGCCTTGTCGACGTCCAGGGAGAAGTTGCCGTGCGGCTCCGTGTAGTACGGGAGCATGACCTGGCCGGCGACGACACCGGCGTGCCCGGCGTTCTCGCCGTGCTGCGGGACCGGGCCGAGGCGGCACTCCTTGTTCCAGGAGCCGATGACGACGCGGACGTAGGTGTCCCAGAGCCCGCTGCTCAGCGGGGAGCCGACGGCCGCGGAGGCGGGGTCGACGGTCGCCGTGGCGTGCAGCACCAGGCGGACGCCGTCGCCGTCGGGGACCGTCTCGTGCGAGAGCTGCACGGGCTGGAAGTGCGAGGCGGCGCTGGTGCGTTCGCGCAGGACGAGGTCGGCCGTCGCCTTCTTGAAGTTGGCGGTGGCGTCGGCCGTGAGCATGGCGGTCGCCTCGGCGAGGGTCTTCGGCTCCGGGTGCTTGGGAGCGGGCGCGCCCTTGGCCTCGAAGACCGCGGGCTTGCCGTCGATGACGAACTCGGCCTGGTAGTGGACCAGCAGCTTGCCGTCGCGCCACTCGATCTCGCCGGGGACCGCGGTCGGCTTGAGGGACGCCTCCCACTCGGCCAGCTCGACGAGGTCGTCGTAGCGGTCGGCGGCGGCGAGGGCCGCGACGACCCGCAGGCGCGGGCCGAGACCGGCCGCGACACCGGGGCCGAAGCGCTCGGTCATGACACCGCGGATCTCCTTGAGGAGTTCACGGCGGTAGTCGTCCGGGGCCTTCAGCAGCCGGCCGCCGCCGAGGCGCTCCATCATCTCCACGCGCAGCCAGCGGCGGAAGATCTTGTCGCGGGCCGCACCGGGCTCGGTGTACTTCTCGACGACGTCGAGGGCCTCGCGCAGGTTCTTGAAGTAGCCGACGGGGTCGAAGCGCTGGAAGCCGGCGTTCGAGGCGTCCTCGCGCTTGATGTGGTAGTAGCAGACGTAGTCGCTGAGCACGGCGACGTTGTCCGCGGCGAGGTAGGCCTCCGTCACGAAGACGTGGTCCTCAAGGCGCCGACGCCCCTCGGGGAACCGCAGGTTGATGCGGTCGAGGAACGCGCGGCGGAGCATCTTGTGCGGGGTGAGGCTGTCCATCAGCGGCGCGGTCGCGACCGACGCGTGCGGATAGTTCTTGCGGAACAGCTCCACGGGTACGGCGCGGCCCTTGCCGGCCATCTTGCCCACGATGACATCGGCGCCGTTGGCCACGCCGTACTCGTACATCCGCTCCAGGGCCTCGTCGCCGAGGTAGTCGTCGTTGTCGACGAACATGACGAACTCGCCCTTGGCGGCGGCGATCCCGACGTTGCGGGGCTTGCCCGACCAGCCCGACGCCTCCTGGTGGATCACGTGCATGTGGGGGTGCTCCGCGGCGATCTCGTCGAGCCGCGCGGGCGTGCCGTCCGTCGAGCCGTCGTCGACGAAGATCGCCTCGTACTCATCGTTGGGCAGCGACTGCCTGAGCAGAGAGGAGATGCAATCCTCGATATAAGGCCCTGGGTTGTACACAGGGACGACGACACTGACCTTGACCGACATCCGGCTTCTAGCCCCCTTGTTTGCGCCGCCCGTCCCCTGTTGTGGAACGGCGCGGTGGGCTGATGCTAACCCGGTCCGTCCCGATGCCGCCCATTGGGCTGGTGTTGGGCAACGGTTTACCCGGCGTAGGCGGACGTCAGCTCTCGCCGCGGGTCTTGGCCAGAAGTTCCAGGACCTCGGCGGAGGTGCCCGTCTCGCCCAGCCGCGGGAAGATCCGCTCGATGCTGTGGGCGTGCGAGACGGCGTCCAGGTCGCTCATCGCGTCGGTGGCCAGGGTCACGTGGTAGCCGTGCTCGTGGGCTGCCCGGGCGGTGGACTCGACGCCGATGCTGGTGGCGATGCCGGTCAGCACGATCTGCGTGACACCGCGGCGGCGCAACTGCAC
The nucleotide sequence above comes from Streptomyces sp. N50. Encoded proteins:
- a CDS encoding glycosyltransferase family A protein gives rise to the protein MSVKVSVVVPVYNPGPYIEDCISSLLRQSLPNDEYEAIFVDDGSTDGTPARLDEIAAEHPHMHVIHQEASGWSGKPRNVGIAAAKGEFVMFVDNDDYLGDEALERMYEYGVANGADVIVGKMAGKGRAVPVELFRKNYPHASVATAPLMDSLTPHKMLRRAFLDRINLRFPEGRRRLEDHVFVTEAYLAADNVAVLSDYVCYYHIKREDASNAGFQRFDPVGYFKNLREALDVVEKYTEPGAARDKIFRRWLRVEMMERLGGGRLLKAPDDYRRELLKEIRGVMTERFGPGVAAGLGPRLRVVAALAAADRYDDLVELAEWEASLKPTAVPGEIEWRDGKLLVHYQAEFVIDGKPAVFEAKGAPAPKHPEPKTLAEATAMLTADATANFKKATADLVLRERTSAASHFQPVQLSHETVPDGDGVRLVLHATATVDPASAAVGSPLSSGLWDTYVRVVIGSWNKECRLGPVPQHGENAGHAGVVAGQVMLPYYTEPHGNFSLDVDKASKRLGLADLKPGDFTVTGARVGVLLPFYVPATTDVLLRLTHKSSGTTLDVPGVVSPESSGARLAAEVPAADLKDAAWNASVCLTPAATGQRFLALPVRLTGDAGGIRVEAAPKAPKSAEPKPAPKPVAAKPKPGLARRVARKLKRALNK